The following proteins are co-located in the Acidimicrobiales bacterium genome:
- a CDS encoding ABC transporter ATP-binding protein, with the protein MLPDGSISASNIWKRFRADRQAGGLGEHLGRLGRRLRKQGPGWNWALCDVSFEAQPGESVGLIGSNGSGKSTLLKILTRVMNPYAGRLEVAGRVGALIEVRGGIHPELSGRENIYLYGSLLGLSRREVAGRFDEIVDFAQLDLAIDRQVKFFSSGMQMRLGFAVAAFLRSDILLVDEVLAVGDASFQQRCLDRMRHVLSDGTTVVFVSHDLAVVEATCSRALWLDRGVTQAEGPVREVLGAYRGAIEETAELVDDVDGIIRLVKAEVTTPDGGSPRSGEQLDIRLVLESPDTMQGKLCVGVSQGTPSPIFTLRRPTILAAGQTEARCTITHLPIPRGRFFLWVGVFSNNRDLLAWHPAVHFDVMGPDLSRAPRGIVALAPVYVDASWETAHV; encoded by the coding sequence ATGTTGCCTGACGGGTCCATCTCGGCCTCGAACATCTGGAAGCGGTTCCGCGCCGACCGCCAGGCCGGTGGTCTGGGCGAGCATCTCGGCCGCCTCGGGCGCCGCCTCCGGAAGCAGGGGCCGGGGTGGAACTGGGCCCTGTGCGACGTGTCGTTCGAGGCCCAGCCAGGCGAGTCGGTGGGCCTCATCGGCAGCAACGGCTCGGGGAAGTCCACGCTGCTCAAGATCCTCACGCGGGTGATGAACCCCTACGCCGGCCGGCTGGAGGTGGCCGGTCGCGTCGGCGCCCTCATCGAGGTGCGGGGCGGCATCCACCCCGAGCTGAGCGGGCGGGAGAACATCTACCTCTACGGCTCCCTGCTCGGGCTGAGCCGCCGCGAGGTGGCCGGGCGCTTCGATGAGATCGTTGACTTCGCCCAGCTCGACCTGGCCATCGACCGCCAGGTGAAGTTCTTCTCCAGCGGCATGCAGATGCGCCTCGGGTTCGCCGTCGCCGCCTTCCTGCGCTCCGACATCCTGCTCGTCGACGAGGTGCTTGCCGTGGGCGACGCGTCCTTCCAGCAACGGTGCCTCGACCGGATGCGCCACGTGCTGAGCGACGGCACCACCGTCGTGTTCGTGTCGCACGACCTGGCCGTGGTGGAGGCCACGTGCTCGCGGGCGCTGTGGCTCGACCGGGGCGTCACCCAGGCCGAGGGCCCGGTGCGCGAGGTGCTCGGCGCCTACCGGGGCGCCATCGAGGAGACGGCCGAGCTGGTCGACGACGTCGACGGGATCATCCGCCTGGTCAAGGCCGAGGTCACCACGCCCGACGGCGGCTCGCCCCGCAGCGGCGAGCAGCTCGACATCCGCCTCGTGCTGGAGAGCCCCGACACCATGCAGGGCAAGCTCTGCGTGGGGGTCAGCCAGGGCACGCCGTCGCCCATCTTCACGCTGCGCCGGCCCACCATCCTTGCCGCCGGCCAGACCGAGGCCCGCTGCACGATCACCCACCTGCCCATCCCGCGCGGGCGGTTCTTCCTGTGGGTGGGCGTGTTCTCCAACAACCGGGACCTTCTGGCCTGGCACCCCGCGGTGCACTTCGACGTGATGGGCCCCGACCTGTCCCGTGCGCCGCGGGGCATCGTCGCCCTCGCCCCCGTGTACGTCGACGCGTCCTGGGAGACGGCCCACGTCTGA
- a CDS encoding urease subunit gamma, translating into MRLTPADVDKLLVSVAAMVARDRRARGVKLNLPEATALLSSFVLEGARDGRSVAALMADGRHVLGPDDVMDGVAEVLHEVQVEATFPDGTKLVTIHRPIS; encoded by the coding sequence GTGCGGCTCACGCCCGCCGACGTCGACAAGCTCCTCGTCTCGGTGGCGGCCATGGTCGCCCGGGACCGGCGGGCGCGGGGCGTGAAGCTCAACCTGCCGGAGGCCACCGCCCTGCTGTCGTCGTTCGTGCTCGAGGGCGCCCGCGACGGGCGCTCGGTGGCCGCCCTGATGGCCGATGGGCGCCACGTGCTCGGGCCCGACGACGTGATGGATGGGGTGGCCGAGGTGCTCCACGAGGTGCAGGTGGAGGCCACCTTCCCCGACGGGACCAAGCTGGTGACCATCCACCGGCCCATCTCATGA
- a CDS encoding urease subunit beta, with protein MIPGEVVAGAGDVELSPGRERRTLVVENTGDRPVQVGSHFHFADVNAALSFDRDAASGFRLDVPAGTGVRFEPGVSRDVTLVALAGARSVPGLQRRAGPGSERGTG; from the coding sequence GTGATCCCCGGTGAAGTGGTGGCCGGTGCCGGCGACGTGGAGCTGAGCCCCGGGCGCGAGCGTCGCACCCTGGTGGTGGAGAACACGGGCGACCGGCCCGTGCAGGTGGGCTCGCACTTCCACTTCGCCGACGTGAACGCGGCGCTGTCGTTCGACCGGGATGCGGCCTCCGGCTTCCGCCTCGACGTCCCGGCGGGCACCGGCGTGCGCTTCGAGCCGGGCGTGTCGCGCGACGTCACCCTCGTGGCCCTGGCCGGTGCCCGCTCGGTGCCGGGCCTCCAGCGCAGGGCCGGGCCGGGGAGCGAACGGGGGACCGGCTGA